The following DNA comes from Phytohabitans rumicis.
GCCATCAACGGCTGGACCCTGGCGTTCACCCTCCCCAGTGGACAGACCATCACCAACGGATGGAACGCCACCTACACCCCCACCAGCGGAGCGGTGACCGCCCGCAACGTGTCGTACAACGGCACCATCGCGCCGAACGCGTCGACGAACATCGGCTTCCAGGCCACCCACACCGGCAACACCGCCCGGCCGACGGCGTTCACCCTCAACGGCACCGCCTGCACGGTGGCCTGAAAGGAGCATGGGATGCGCACCTCACGCATACGAGCCGGCCTGGCGCTGACCGGTACGGGCGTCGCCGCCGCCGGCCTGGCGATGATCCTGGCCAGCACGGCCAGCGCCGCGACTACCCTGGGCGCGTCGGCGGCGGAACGGGGCCGCTACTTCGGCGCCGCCGTCGCGGCCAACAAGCTGTCCGACAGCACCTACGTGACGATCCTGAACCGCGAGTTCAACAGCATCACGCCCGAGAACGAGATGAAGTGGGACGCGACCGAGCCGTCCCCGGGCACCTTCACGTACGGCAACGCTGACCGGATCGTCAGCCACGCCCGCTCCCGCGGCATGTCCGTACGCGGGCACACCCTGCTGTGGCACTCCCAGCAGCCCGGCTGGGCGCAAGGCATGTCCGGCACCGCACTGCGCAACGCGATGATGAACCACGTCACCCAGGTCGCCACCCATTTCCGCGGCCAGATCCACACCTGGGACGTGGTGAACGAGGCGTTCGCCGACGGCAGCGGCGGCGGTCGCCGCGACTCCAACCTGCAACGCACCGGCAACGACTGGATCGAGGTCGCGTTCCGCACCGCCCGCGCGGCCGACCCGGGCGCCCGGCTCTGCTACAACGACTACAACACCGACGGCGTCAACGCGAAGTCCACCGGCATCTACAACATGGTCCGCGACTTCAAGGCCCGCGGCGTACCGATCGACTGCGTCGGCCTCCAATCCCACCTGACCAACTCGGTGCCCGGCGACTACCAGGCCAACCTGCAACGCTTCGCCGACCTCGGCGTCGACGTACAGATCACCGAGCTAGACATCGCCGGCGCCAACCAGGCCGCCGTGTACGGCACCGTCACCCGGGCCTGCCTGGCCGTGTCCCGGTGCACCGGCATCACGGTGTGGGGCATCCGGGACAGCGACTCCTGGCGTACCGGCCAGAACCCGCTGCTGTTCGACAACGGCGGCAACAAGAAGGCCGCCTACGACGCCGTACTGACCGCCCTCAACGACGGCGGCACGACCGTCACCACCCCGCCGACCACGCCGAACACCTCCCCGGGGACCACGCCGCCGGTTACCACGCCACCCACCACCCCGCCGGTCACGACGCCACCGGGCGGCTGCTCGGCGACGGTCACCGTGAACCAGTGGACCGGCGGCTTCGTGGCGACGGTGCGGGTCACCGCCGGGGCGACCGCCATCAACGGCTGGCGGGTGACCCTCACGCTGCCGTCCGGCGCGACGGTCAGCAACGCGTGGAGCGCCAACCGCAGCGGCAACACCGGCACCATCCAGTGGACCAATGTGGACTACAACGGCCGGGTGGCCGCCGGCCAGTCCACCGAGTTCGGCTTCCAGTCCAGCGGCACCGGCACCGGCCTCACGCCGTCCTGCACCGCCAGCTGACCGGCGCCGAAACAGGACGCCGGCGGGGTCGCCCGGACAGTCGGGCGACCCCGCCCCGGCGCTACTTGGTCGGCGTGTCGATCCGCTCGTAGCCCGCCATGTCCATGGTGGACACCATCCGCAGGATGTCGTTCGCGGACTGCTCCGTCAACCGGGCGCGTCGGTGAGCCGCCTCAGACGGCGGCGAGCGCCTTGGCGATGTTCCACTCGGCGAGGTCGAGCATCCATTGCCGGTCCGGGAAATCGGTGTCAGCTATCCGCAGCGGCCCTTCGATGAGCGACAGCACCTGCGCGTACCGGTAGAGCTCCAGCCTGTCCGGGTCGAGATCGACCGGCCGCAGCGCCGGATACGCGTCGTCGAAGCGCATCCGCAGCCAGGCGTGCTCCCATTCGACGTCGAAGTACGCCAGGCCCTCGAAGTCGATGAGAACCGGTTCACCGTCCGGCGTGACCAGTACGTGGTCCGGTCCGAGCTCGCCGTGTACCAGTACGTAGGTGCTCCGGGGCGACACCTTGCCACGGAGGTGACCCACATGCGCGGCGATCCGGTGACGCGCGTCGGCGAGTCGGGCGTCGCGGGCCGCTGCCGCGTCGAGGTGGCCGAGCGCCCGGTCCACGATGACGTCCTCGGTGCGCCGAGTCTGGGACGCCTCGTCGCGGGCGATGGCCGCGAGCTTGCCGTAGCGCGAGCCAAACGTGGTGTGCATGCGGCGCAACGCGTCACCGAGCGCGGACAGTGGGCCGGCGGCGGCAGCGGGGTCGCGCTCCATCAGCGCCTCCAGCCGGAGCGCGCCGGCGTCTTCCACCAACGCGATGTCGACATTGAGGTGCTTGCCGCCGCGGTCGAGCATTATCAGCCGCGGGACGCGCACCCCCGCTGCGGTGAGCGCCGCGTGGTTGGTGGCGAACAGGTCCGCGCCCGACGCGTCGGTGAACGGGTCGTCCGGGACGGCGGGCGACGGTGGCCAGTAGTTCTCGGCCGCCGCCCACGTGTAGAGAATCACGCTTGTCCGGTCGTCCAGCCCGAGCCGGTAGACGCCCTTCTTGCTGCCGCCGGTCAGCCGGTCCAGCGAGGTCAGCCGCCGGTCGGCGCCGAACTGCTCGGTCACCAGGTCGTGCAGGTCATCTGGCCGCAGGAATGCCCTGGTCATAGCCGCCTCTCGCCGTCGTAGGCGTGCTGCAGCAGGGTGCGGACGCCGGCGCGGGTGACCGGACGGGGGTTGGCGTACGGGTCGCGGGTGGCCAGGTCGGCGGCCCGGTCCAGGTCCTGTTCGCGCATGCCGAGGGCGGCCAGCGACCGGGGTGCGCCGGCCGCGGCGGCGAGCCGGTGCAGGGCGGCCGCGCCGGCGCCACCCGGCTCCCCCAGCGCCCGCGCGACCGCCGCGTCGGCGTCCGGCGCGTGCGCGGCGTTGTACGCCAGGGCGTGCGGCAGGATCACCGCGTGCGCGCCGGCGTGCGGCAGGTCGAAGGTGCCGCCGAGGACGTGGCACAGCTTGTGGTGCAGGGACATGGCGGTGCCGCCCAGGCACGTGCCGCACAGCCAGGCGCCGTACAGGGCCTGGGCGCGGTGCTCGTCGTCCGGCGCGGCGACGAGAGCGGGCAGCGCCGTGCCGAGCGCCCGGATGCCCTCCCGCGCCAGCAGTTCGATGGGTGGGGACCGGTCCGGGGCGTACAGGGCCTCGACGGCGTGGGCGAGGGCGTTCATGCCGCTGGGGCCGGCGACACCCGCGGGCAGGGCGCGGGTCAGGTCCGGGTCGTAGATCACCGTGCGGGGGCGTACGCGCGGGTCGCGGCCGGTCCGCTTCACGCCGGCCTCGGTCAGGCCCCAGACCGGTGTCATCTCCGACCCGGCGTACGTGGTCGGGACGGCCAGGATCGGCAGCCCTTCGGTGAGCGCGACCGCCTTGGCCAGCCCGACCGCCGAGCCGCCGCCGAACGCGACCAGCCCGTCGGCGTCCAGGTCACGCACCGCGGCGCGGGCGTCGTCGGCGACCGCGACCGGGACGTGCATGACGGCCCGGGGCAGGTAGCCGGCGACGCGGTCGGCGTACCCGGCGGTCAACTCCCGGACGGTGCCGGCCTGGCCCGGTGTGCACACCACCACCGGGCGGCGCAAACCCAGCCGGTCACACTCGTCCGGGAGCGCCGCGACCGCCCCGGCCGCGAAGACCACCCGCACCGGCGCCGGCTCGTAGGTGAAGTCCAGCACCGTCACGCTCCACACAGGACGATGTCGAACTCGACGTACCAGAATGGGCTCGGCAGCCCGGCCTCGGCGGCGCGGTCCGGGTCGTCGACGCGGGTGAACTCGCGGACCAGGCTGGGCTTGACCGCGAACACCGCGTCCGAGTCCAGGTACGGCCCGCCGGCCACGAACACGTGCGTGGTCACCGGAAGGTGGCCCTGCGCGGCGCCGATCAGATGGATGTGCGCCGGCCGGTACGGGTGCCGGCCGGTCGCCCGCAACAGCTGCCCGACCGGCCCGTCGGTCGGGATCGGGTAGTGGCTCGGCACCACCGTCCGGAAGCGGAAACGGCCGTCGGCGTCGGTGGTGAACAGGCCACGCCCGTTGCCCGCCGGCTGCGCGTCCGGGACCTGCACGTCGTAGAACCCGTCCTGGTCGCACTGCCACACGTCCACGCTCGCCCCGGGCAACGGCACGCCGTCCGCGCCGCGCACCACGCCAGTCACCAGGCAGGGCTCGCCCCGGCCGACCAGGTCGATCGAGTCGCCGTTCGCGCGCGGCGGCGAGGCCACCACATGGAACGGGCCGAGCACCGTCGACTCGGTGCCGCCGGGCCGGCTGTTGACCGCCTCCACGAGCGTGGACACGCCCAGCACGTCGGAGAGCAGGATGAACTCCTGCCGGGTGTCGGTGCACGCCTGCCCGGTGGCGGTCAGGAACCCGATCGCGGCCTCCCACTCCGCCAGCGTCGGCCGTACCTCGCCGACGAACGCGTGCAGGTGGGTGACCAGGCTGGCCAGGACGGTACGCAGGCGCTCGTCCGGGGCGTCACGGAAGCTGTCGGCCACCCGGGCGGCCAGCGCCGGGTCGGCGGATTCGGTGCCCATCCGCCCATCCTCCTCCCGACGGGGGCACACGCCGCTGGGTGGCATCGAGGTAGTCGTGCAGCGCCTGGCGGGAGCGGGTGAGCGTGTCGATGTGTCGGTCCAACCCGTGCAGGCGTGCGCGCAGCGTGTCCAGCAGTTCGGGGCAGGGCACGAGCTCTGGGTCCGCGCCGGTGGCACAGGGCAGGATGAACCCGATTTCCTGGGTCGACAGCCCGGCGTCCAGCAGCTTCCTGATCTGGGCCACGGTCACGATGTCGTCGTGGGCGTACTCGCGATAGCCGCTGGTGCCGCGGTCGGGCTCGAGCAGGCCCTGCGCCTCGTAGTAGCGCAGCTGGTGCGCGTTGACTCCGGTCCGCCGGCTCAGCTCCCCGATCAGCACGCGCGCTCCTCTTGACCTTCATACCGGTGTGAACCCTGATGATTCTGCCA
Coding sequences within:
- a CDS encoding endo-1,4-beta-xylanase, whose translation is MRTSRIRAGLALTGTGVAAAGLAMILASTASAATTLGASAAERGRYFGAAVAANKLSDSTYVTILNREFNSITPENEMKWDATEPSPGTFTYGNADRIVSHARSRGMSVRGHTLLWHSQQPGWAQGMSGTALRNAMMNHVTQVATHFRGQIHTWDVVNEAFADGSGGGRRDSNLQRTGNDWIEVAFRTARAADPGARLCYNDYNTDGVNAKSTGIYNMVRDFKARGVPIDCVGLQSHLTNSVPGDYQANLQRFADLGVDVQITELDIAGANQAAVYGTVTRACLAVSRCTGITVWGIRDSDSWRTGQNPLLFDNGGNKKAAYDAVLTALNDGGTTVTTPPTTPNTSPGTTPPVTTPPTTPPVTTPPGGCSATVTVNQWTGGFVATVRVTAGATAINGWRVTLTLPSGATVSNAWSANRSGNTGTIQWTNVDYNGRVAAGQSTEFGFQSSGTGTGLTPSCTAS
- a CDS encoding phosphotransferase family protein; protein product: MTRAFLRPDDLHDLVTEQFGADRRLTSLDRLTGGSKKGVYRLGLDDRTSVILYTWAAAENYWPPSPAVPDDPFTDASGADLFATNHAALTAAGVRVPRLIMLDRGGKHLNVDIALVEDAGALRLEALMERDPAAAAGPLSALGDALRRMHTTFGSRYGKLAAIARDEASQTRRTEDVIVDRALGHLDAAAARDARLADARHRIAAHVGHLRGKVSPRSTYVLVHGELGPDHVLVTPDGEPVLIDFEGLAYFDVEWEHAWLRMRFDDAYPALRPVDLDPDRLELYRYAQVLSLIEGPLRIADTDFPDRQWMLDLAEWNIAKALAAV
- a CDS encoding maleylacetate reductase gives rise to the protein MTVLDFTYEPAPVRVVFAAGAVAALPDECDRLGLRRPVVVCTPGQAGTVRELTAGYADRVAGYLPRAVMHVPVAVADDARAAVRDLDADGLVAFGGGSAVGLAKAVALTEGLPILAVPTTYAGSEMTPVWGLTEAGVKRTGRDPRVRPRTVIYDPDLTRALPAGVAGPSGMNALAHAVEALYAPDRSPPIELLAREGIRALGTALPALVAAPDDEHRAQALYGAWLCGTCLGGTAMSLHHKLCHVLGGTFDLPHAGAHAVILPHALAYNAAHAPDADAAVARALGEPGGAGAAALHRLAAAAGAPRSLAALGMREQDLDRAADLATRDPYANPRPVTRAGVRTLLQHAYDGERRL
- a CDS encoding dioxygenase family protein, whose translation is MGTESADPALAARVADSFRDAPDERLRTVLASLVTHLHAFVGEVRPTLAEWEAAIGFLTATGQACTDTRQEFILLSDVLGVSTLVEAVNSRPGGTESTVLGPFHVVASPPRANGDSIDLVGRGEPCLVTGVVRGADGVPLPGASVDVWQCDQDGFYDVQVPDAQPAGNGRGLFTTDADGRFRFRTVVPSHYPIPTDGPVGQLLRATGRHPYRPAHIHLIGAAQGHLPVTTHVFVAGGPYLDSDAVFAVKPSLVREFTRVDDPDRAAEAGLPSPFWYVEFDIVLCGA
- a CDS encoding MerR family transcriptional regulator — protein: MLIGELSRRTGVNAHQLRYYEAQGLLEPDRGTSGYREYAHDDIVTVAQIRKLLDAGLSTQEIGFILPCATGADPELVPCPELLDTLRARLHGLDRHIDTLTRSRQALHDYLDATQRRVPPSGGGWADGHRIRRPGAGRPGGRQLP